In the genome of Mycobacterium kansasii ATCC 12478, one region contains:
- a CDS encoding alpha/beta fold hydrolase: MAEFESVWSDLQGVPFEQGYLNAAGIRTRYLRAGDPGKPVLVLLHGSGGHAEAYVRNLAAHGEHFWTWSIDMLGHGYTDKPGHPLEIRHYVEHLMAVVRSIGADRIKLSGESLGGWVAARAAIDHPDVVDRMVLNTAGGSQADPEVMARIIALSMAAAENPTWEAVQARIKWLMADKSKGYDDLVAARQRIYRQPGFVAAMRDIVALQDPQIRARNLLGPDDYGVITAPTLVLWTTHDPTADVSEGRRIASMIPGARFEVMPGCGHWPQYEDAKTFNRLHLDFLLGR, from the coding sequence GTGGCGGAGTTCGAGAGCGTGTGGAGCGATCTCCAAGGTGTCCCGTTCGAGCAGGGTTACCTCAACGCCGCGGGGATCCGGACGCGCTATCTGCGCGCCGGCGATCCCGGTAAGCCTGTGCTGGTGCTGTTGCACGGGTCCGGTGGTCACGCCGAGGCCTACGTCCGCAACCTGGCGGCGCACGGCGAACATTTCTGGACCTGGTCGATCGACATGCTGGGTCACGGATACACCGACAAACCGGGGCATCCACTCGAAATCCGGCACTACGTCGAGCACCTGATGGCGGTGGTGCGCAGCATCGGGGCCGACCGGATCAAGCTCAGCGGTGAATCGCTGGGTGGCTGGGTGGCCGCTCGCGCCGCCATCGACCATCCGGACGTCGTCGACCGAATGGTGCTCAACACCGCCGGCGGCTCGCAGGCCGACCCGGAAGTCATGGCGCGCATCATCGCGCTGTCCATGGCAGCCGCGGAGAATCCGACCTGGGAGGCCGTGCAGGCGCGGATCAAATGGCTGATGGCCGACAAATCCAAGGGCTACGACGACTTGGTTGCCGCCCGGCAACGCATCTACCGCCAGCCCGGGTTCGTCGCGGCCATGCGCGACATCGTGGCTTTGCAGGACCCGCAGATCCGGGCCCGCAACCTGCTGGGTCCCGACGATTACGGGGTCATCACCGCGCCGACGCTGGTGCTCTGGACGACCCACGACCCGACGGCCGACGTGTCGGAGGGCCGCCGGATCGCGTCGATGATTCCCGGCGCGCGCTTCGAGGTGATGCCGGGCTGTGGCCACTGGCCCCAGTACGAGGACGCGAAGACGTTCAATCGCCTGCACCTCGATTTCCTGCTGGGCCGCTGA
- a CDS encoding LLM class flavin-dependent oxidoreductase: MKISLFYEFALPRPWTADDERILLQDCLDEVEAADKAGFATVWLTEHHFLEEYCHSTAPEIFLAAASQRTKNIRLGFGIMHLPPAVNHPARVAERIATLDLLSNGRVEFGTGESSSVGELGGFNIDPADKRAQWEEALEVAIRCMIEEPFSGFHGEHIQMPARNVIPKPTQKPHPPVWVACTRPATVQMAAQKCIGALSFAYTGPGPLTERVNGYYKEFEENGVPATPRINPNILAIGGDLSMMVARTDDEALRLLGQGGGFFSFGIMHYYMTGVHTPGRTGVWTRYLEEVQKDPTLAYGPGRGAIGSPATVREFLRGYEESGVDEIILLLNPRSHEGTMESIEIMGAEVLPEFIERDAKAVADKAARLAPVIERIEARRPETRPFGAPAFDENYSFGGLPTGRGGKFTASEIPEAMAEINEGRVMAARRAKEQRQ, translated from the coding sequence ATGAAGATCTCGCTGTTCTACGAATTCGCCCTGCCGCGTCCCTGGACCGCCGACGACGAACGCATCCTGCTGCAGGATTGCCTCGACGAGGTCGAGGCCGCCGACAAGGCCGGCTTCGCCACCGTCTGGCTCACCGAGCACCACTTCCTCGAGGAATACTGTCATTCCACTGCACCCGAAATATTTCTGGCCGCGGCCAGCCAGCGGACCAAGAACATCCGGCTGGGATTCGGCATCATGCACCTGCCGCCCGCAGTCAACCATCCGGCGCGGGTGGCCGAACGTATTGCCACCCTGGACCTGCTGTCCAACGGGCGGGTCGAGTTCGGCACCGGCGAATCTTCCTCGGTGGGCGAACTCGGGGGATTCAACATCGATCCCGCCGACAAGCGGGCGCAATGGGAGGAGGCACTGGAAGTCGCGATTCGCTGCATGATCGAGGAACCGTTCTCCGGTTTCCACGGCGAGCACATCCAGATGCCGGCCCGCAACGTCATTCCCAAGCCGACGCAAAAGCCGCACCCGCCGGTATGGGTAGCCTGCACCCGGCCGGCCACCGTCCAGATGGCCGCCCAGAAGTGCATCGGCGCACTGAGTTTCGCCTACACCGGCCCGGGCCCGCTGACCGAGCGGGTGAACGGCTACTACAAGGAATTCGAGGAGAACGGCGTCCCGGCGACCCCACGGATCAACCCAAACATCCTGGCCATCGGCGGTGACCTGTCGATGATGGTCGCCCGGACGGACGACGAGGCGCTGCGGCTCCTCGGGCAGGGCGGCGGGTTCTTCTCGTTCGGCATCATGCACTACTACATGACCGGTGTGCACACGCCCGGGCGCACGGGTGTATGGACCCGGTATCTCGAAGAGGTGCAGAAGGATCCGACGCTGGCGTACGGGCCGGGACGCGGCGCCATCGGCTCGCCGGCCACCGTGCGCGAGTTCCTGCGCGGCTACGAGGAGAGCGGCGTGGACGAGATCATCCTGCTGCTCAACCCGCGTAGTCACGAGGGCACCATGGAGTCCATCGAAATCATGGGCGCCGAAGTGCTGCCGGAATTCATCGAGCGCGACGCCAAGGCGGTCGCCGACAAGGCCGCCAGGCTGGCTCCCGTCATCGAGCGAATCGAGGCACGCCGGCCGGAAACACGACCCTTTGGCGCACCCGCCTTCGACGAAAACTACTCGTTCGGCGGCCTGCCCACCGGACGCGGCGGTAAGTTCACTGCCAGCGAGATTCCCGAAGCCATGGCGGAGATCAACGAGGGCCGCGTCATGGCGGCGCGCCGCGCGAAGGAGCAGCGTCAATGA
- a CDS encoding FAD-binding protein: MTHTGSEGFDHVVDVLVVGSGAGGMTAALAADAAGLQTLVVEKSGHFGGSTALSGGGIWVPGAPAQRRAGYAPASADVIEYLRRVTGGLVSPARIRQYVESAPRMLEFLEGLSPWLEFVWKPGYADYYPNLPGGSELGSTINVPPIDLRSLGDDEEKLLRPLALAPKGIWLGPNELRAFYRIRQSWSGKVVLLKLIARMVRARVLGERIAAIGQSLAARLRLAMKERDIALWLDSPMAELLTDSDGSVIGALVDRARVPTRIGARHGVILASGGFDHDLPWRKEQQPIVDQDWSFGNPVATGDGIRAGQRIGAATELLDEAWWFPAIQWPDGRMQFMLNERMMPAQFIVNGDGRRFVNEAAPYLDFGHAMIEGQKSGVTHIPCWLITDHRSWNRYVIAGHLPIPKIPGAPVPTGRTVPAAWLETGVVKAARTWEELAGKIGVPGAQLRATATRFNELARNGHDDDYCRGDSAYDNYYGDPTLPNPNLYPLGDPPYYAFRIVLGDLGTSGGLRTDEHARVLRCDDTVVRGLYAVGNTSAPVMGRSYAGAGATIGPAMTFGYVAVKHVAAQARNAHRR, encoded by the coding sequence ATGACCCATACCGGCAGCGAAGGGTTCGACCACGTGGTCGACGTGCTCGTGGTGGGGTCCGGCGCGGGCGGTATGACTGCCGCGCTGGCCGCCGACGCCGCCGGCCTGCAGACGCTGGTGGTGGAAAAGTCCGGACACTTCGGCGGTTCGACCGCCTTGTCCGGCGGCGGTATCTGGGTACCCGGCGCGCCGGCGCAGCGCCGAGCGGGCTACGCCCCGGCATCCGCTGATGTGATCGAGTACCTGCGCCGGGTCACCGGCGGTCTGGTAAGTCCGGCACGGATCCGGCAATACGTCGAATCGGCCCCGCGGATGCTGGAGTTCCTGGAAGGGCTCTCGCCGTGGCTGGAATTCGTCTGGAAGCCCGGCTATGCCGACTACTATCCGAACCTGCCCGGCGGCTCCGAACTGGGCAGCACCATCAACGTGCCGCCCATCGATCTGCGTTCACTGGGTGACGACGAGGAGAAGCTGCTCCGGCCGCTGGCGCTGGCGCCGAAGGGAATCTGGCTGGGTCCAAACGAGTTACGTGCGTTCTACCGGATCCGCCAGTCGTGGAGCGGAAAGGTAGTGCTGCTGAAGCTGATCGCCCGCATGGTCAGGGCCAGGGTGCTCGGTGAGCGGATCGCGGCGATCGGCCAGTCACTGGCGGCACGGTTGCGACTGGCGATGAAAGAGCGTGACATTGCGCTGTGGTTGGACTCGCCGATGGCCGAATTGCTCACCGACAGCGACGGATCGGTGATCGGTGCGCTGGTGGACCGGGCGAGGGTGCCGACACGGATCGGCGCGCGACACGGGGTGATCCTGGCTAGCGGCGGTTTCGACCACGACCTGCCGTGGCGCAAGGAACAGCAGCCGATCGTGGACCAGGATTGGAGCTTCGGCAATCCCGTGGCCACCGGCGACGGCATCCGGGCTGGCCAGCGGATCGGCGCGGCCACCGAGCTGCTGGACGAGGCATGGTGGTTTCCTGCCATTCAATGGCCCGACGGCCGAATGCAATTCATGCTCAACGAGCGGATGATGCCCGCGCAATTCATCGTCAACGGTGACGGCAGGCGCTTCGTCAACGAGGCCGCTCCCTACCTGGATTTCGGCCACGCCATGATCGAGGGTCAGAAGTCCGGGGTCACCCACATCCCCTGTTGGCTGATCACTGATCACCGGTCCTGGAATCGCTACGTCATCGCCGGGCATCTGCCGATACCGAAGATTCCCGGCGCGCCGGTGCCTACCGGGCGGACGGTCCCCGCGGCCTGGCTGGAGACCGGCGTCGTCAAAGCGGCGCGGACGTGGGAGGAGCTGGCAGGTAAGATCGGCGTCCCGGGCGCCCAACTCCGGGCAACGGCAACGCGTTTCAACGAACTCGCCCGCAACGGCCACGACGACGACTATTGCCGCGGCGACAGTGCCTACGACAACTACTATGGCGACCCGACGCTGCCCAACCCCAACCTCTACCCGCTGGGCGATCCGCCCTACTACGCGTTCCGCATCGTTCTCGGTGACCTCGGCACATCGGGAGGCCTGCGCACCGATGAACACGCACGGGTGCTGCGCTGCGACGACACCGTGGTGCGTGGACTCTACGCGGTGGGCAACACCTCCGCACCGGTCATGGGCCGCAGCTATGCCGGCGCCGGGGCAACCATCGGACCCGCCATGACCTTTGGCTATGTCGCAGTGAAACACGTCGCGGCACAGGCACGTAATGCTCATAGGAGGTAA
- a CDS encoding IclR family transcriptional regulator: MTGSQTLARGLTALQLVAGSPRGLTMQEVADQVGVHRTIAYRLLATLTQFRLVAKGEDGRYRPAAALAVLGSSFDHNLRQLSLPTLRSLADELGTTVSLLVAEGDEQVAIAVIVPTQVAYQLAFHEGSRYPLDRGAAGIALLAGMPPRPGERDLIAATRERGWVMTYGEIEPNTYGLAVPVGRVAPSPPTCINLISHREDVVCRGKDAVIAAATQLSTLLS, encoded by the coding sequence GTGACCGGCTCGCAGACCCTGGCCAGGGGGCTGACCGCGCTGCAGCTGGTTGCGGGCTCACCCCGCGGGCTGACCATGCAGGAGGTGGCCGACCAGGTAGGCGTACACCGGACCATCGCCTACCGATTGCTGGCCACGCTGACCCAGTTCCGGCTGGTCGCCAAGGGCGAGGACGGGCGCTACCGGCCGGCGGCGGCGCTGGCGGTCCTCGGCTCGTCCTTCGACCACAACCTGCGCCAGCTGAGTCTGCCGACCCTGCGGTCGCTGGCCGACGAGCTGGGCACCACGGTATCGTTGCTGGTCGCCGAGGGCGACGAGCAAGTGGCGATCGCGGTCATCGTGCCGACCCAGGTCGCCTACCAGCTCGCTTTCCACGAGGGCAGCAGGTATCCGCTGGACCGCGGCGCCGCCGGAATAGCCCTGCTGGCGGGCATGCCGCCGCGTCCGGGTGAACGGGACCTGATAGCCGCCACCCGGGAGCGGGGCTGGGTGATGACCTACGGGGAGATCGAACCCAATACCTACGGCCTGGCCGTGCCCGTGGGCCGCGTCGCGCCGTCCCCGCCGACCTGCATCAACCTCATCTCCCACCGCGAAGACGTGGTGTGCCGGGGAAAGGACGCGGTCATCGCGGCCGCCACACAGTTGTCCACACTGCTGAGCTGA
- a CDS encoding bifunctional 3-(3-hydroxy-phenyl)propionate/3-hydroxycinnamic acid hydroxylase: MTGNGHEVDVLVVGAGPVGLTLANILGLQDIHTLVAEERASLIDYPRGVGLDDEALRTFQSIGLVDEILPHTVPNQILRFFDAKRRVLAEIAPPDARFGWPKRNGFVQPLVDAELLRGLDRFDHVEVWWNRPVMSCAETGDAVTVECGGEGGVSRVRADYVIGCDGGRSVIRRTMGVSFEGTTSPTRWLVVDIANDPLGHPNSEVGADPERPYASISIAHGIRRFEFMIHADESDEQAEDPAFLTRMLARVVPYPDRVEVIRRRVYTHHSRIAGAFRSGRLLLAGDAAHLMPVWQGQGYNSGIRDAANLGWKLAAVVTGQARDSLLDTYDMERRKHARAMIDLSTMVGKVISPTDRRVAAGRDLIVRAASIVPALKRYVLEMRFKPMPSYERGAVVHLGPRNPRSPVGTLFVQPRVNTRTRRNVLLDDVLGAWFAVLCWNNNPRKILGEPAFATWQALGARFVAARPQVQLRWTGHDDPDVVVVGDHTGDLKSWFDAHGESVVFLRPDRCIAGACIAQLAPELSASLVKALTLTPRGGDFQSATGSVLYVPQPATESTGAAAGPA, encoded by the coding sequence ATGACCGGGAACGGACATGAGGTAGACGTACTGGTGGTCGGCGCCGGCCCGGTCGGGCTGACGTTAGCCAATATCCTTGGGCTGCAAGACATTCACACGTTGGTGGCCGAGGAGCGAGCCAGCCTGATCGACTATCCGCGCGGGGTGGGGCTGGACGACGAGGCGCTGCGCACCTTTCAGTCGATCGGTCTGGTCGACGAAATCCTCCCGCACACGGTGCCCAACCAGATTCTGCGGTTCTTCGATGCCAAGCGCCGGGTTCTGGCCGAAATCGCCCCGCCCGACGCGCGTTTCGGCTGGCCCAAGCGCAACGGTTTTGTGCAGCCGCTGGTCGATGCCGAATTGTTGCGGGGGCTGGACAGATTCGACCACGTCGAAGTGTGGTGGAACCGTCCGGTGATGTCCTGCGCGGAAACCGGCGACGCGGTGACGGTCGAGTGTGGTGGCGAAGGCGGCGTGTCGCGGGTGCGTGCCGACTATGTCATCGGCTGCGATGGTGGCCGCAGTGTCATCCGTCGGACGATGGGGGTTTCTTTCGAAGGCACCACGTCGCCCACCCGGTGGCTGGTGGTCGATATCGCCAACGATCCGCTGGGCCACCCCAACAGCGAGGTCGGCGCCGATCCGGAGCGCCCGTACGCCTCGATCTCCATCGCACACGGGATCCGCCGGTTCGAATTCATGATTCACGCCGACGAATCCGACGAGCAGGCGGAGGATCCGGCGTTCTTGACCCGCATGCTGGCACGCGTTGTCCCATACCCCGACCGGGTCGAGGTGATCCGCCGGCGCGTCTACACCCATCACTCGCGAATCGCCGGCGCCTTCCGTAGCGGGCGTCTGCTGCTGGCCGGCGATGCCGCACACCTCATGCCGGTATGGCAGGGGCAGGGCTACAACAGCGGCATCCGCGACGCGGCGAACCTGGGATGGAAGCTTGCCGCGGTGGTCACCGGGCAGGCCCGCGACTCCCTGCTCGATACCTACGACATGGAACGCCGCAAACACGCCCGGGCGATGATCGACCTGTCCACCATGGTGGGCAAGGTGATTTCCCCCACCGACCGCAGGGTCGCGGCCGGCCGGGACCTGATCGTGCGCGCCGCTTCAATTGTGCCGGCGCTCAAGCGCTATGTGCTCGAGATGCGGTTCAAGCCGATGCCAAGCTACGAGCGCGGCGCAGTCGTGCACCTCGGGCCCCGCAACCCACGATCCCCTGTGGGTACTTTGTTCGTTCAACCCCGGGTCAACACCCGCACCCGCCGCAACGTCTTGCTGGACGACGTGCTGGGCGCCTGGTTCGCCGTGTTGTGCTGGAACAACAACCCGCGGAAGATCCTTGGCGAGCCCGCATTTGCGACGTGGCAGGCGTTGGGTGCCCGGTTCGTTGCCGCTCGTCCGCAGGTGCAGCTGCGCTGGACCGGACACGACGATCCCGATGTCGTGGTCGTCGGTGACCACACCGGAGACCTCAAGTCCTGGTTCGACGCTCACGGCGAGTCGGTGGTGTTCCTGCGTCCCGACCGGTGTATCGCCGGCGCATGTATCGCCCAACTCGCTCCCGAGTTGAGCGCATCGCTCGTCAAAGCCCTCACCCTCACTCCGAGAGGCGGTGATTTCCAAAGTGCCACTGGCTCTGTGCTGTATGTCCCACAGCCCGCTACTGAATCTACCGGGGCCGCCGCGGGACCTGCTTGA
- a CDS encoding 3-carboxyethylcatechol 2,3-dioxygenase: MSHSPLLNLPGPPRDLLDEVNTAIAKAREFVGEYDPELVVIFSPDHYNGFFYKAMPPFCIGMHANGVGDYGSYTGPLDVPEQIAQRCAKAVLGADIDVALSASMDVDHGTVQPLEKLFGTATARPVIPIFINAIATPLGPLRRCRALGTVVGNFLASLDKRVLVIGSGGLSHSPPVPTLDDAGPAGLERIVHGQPMSSEQRQARQTAVIDAAKSFAAGDSNLQPLNPAWDQRFLEIVDGGHLDDLDQWSNSFVMHEGGGSAHEIRTWIAAFAALATAGTYRTTLRYYKQAPDLITAFAIRTAAPSP, translated from the coding sequence ATGTCCCACAGCCCGCTACTGAATCTACCGGGGCCGCCGCGGGACCTGCTTGACGAAGTGAATACCGCGATCGCAAAGGCACGGGAATTCGTCGGCGAGTACGACCCCGAGCTCGTCGTCATCTTCTCGCCCGACCACTACAACGGATTCTTCTACAAGGCGATGCCGCCATTTTGTATCGGCATGCACGCCAACGGAGTCGGCGACTACGGAAGCTACACCGGCCCACTCGACGTTCCCGAGCAGATCGCGCAGCGGTGCGCCAAGGCCGTGCTCGGCGCGGACATCGATGTCGCGCTTTCGGCGAGCATGGACGTCGATCATGGAACGGTCCAGCCGCTGGAGAAACTCTTCGGCACGGCGACCGCGCGCCCTGTGATACCGATCTTCATCAATGCGATCGCCACGCCGCTGGGACCACTGCGCCGCTGCCGGGCACTGGGCACCGTGGTAGGCAATTTCCTTGCCTCGCTGGACAAGCGGGTACTGGTGATCGGATCCGGCGGGCTGTCGCACAGCCCTCCGGTGCCGACTCTGGACGACGCCGGCCCGGCCGGTCTGGAGCGGATCGTGCACGGCCAGCCGATGAGTTCCGAGCAACGCCAAGCCCGGCAGACGGCGGTGATCGACGCCGCCAAGAGCTTCGCCGCGGGAGACAGCAATCTTCAGCCCCTCAACCCGGCCTGGGATCAGCGCTTCCTGGAGATCGTCGACGGGGGACACCTGGACGACCTGGATCAGTGGTCGAACTCGTTCGTGATGCACGAGGGCGGTGGTTCCGCGCATGAAATCCGCACCTGGATAGCCGCTTTCGCTGCCCTGGCGACCGCGGGAACGTACCGGACCACGCTTCGCTACTACAAGCAGGCTCCCGACCTGATCACCGCGTTCGCCATCAGGACGGCGGCGCCGAGCCCATGA